One window from the genome of Rickettsiales bacterium encodes:
- a CDS encoding type II secretion system protein, whose protein sequence is MKNSKKGFTIIELVIVLVIVALIITGILGGQYLIEISRMQTLSKEITQYAALHTRFQEQYKQLPGDMDNAFTIWGTNCANTSARCNGTGNLIYDNQTETYKAWKHFELSKILDTTFTAITADSHADCEVGNRYPKLSLDGISFGFISVDNDAESSTSTTSYSTSLMRISSVPLSCSNLGKGLLTGDQIKFIDEKIDDGFAYSGKVITSQSIGDCTDSAADEDDANYVSGSKPECVLWYILKTF, encoded by the coding sequence ATGAAAAATAGCAAGAAAGGCTTCACAATTATTGAGCTTGTAATCGTTTTAGTAATAGTTGCACTAATAATTACTGGCATCTTAGGGGGGCAGTATCTAATTGAAATTTCAAGAATGCAAACTTTATCAAAGGAAATTACACAATATGCAGCACTGCATACTAGATTTCAAGAGCAATATAAGCAATTACCCGGTGATATGGATAATGCTTTCACAATCTGGGGAACAAATTGTGCTAATACTTCTGCAAGATGTAATGGAACTGGAAATCTAATATATGATAATCAAACAGAAACTTATAAAGCTTGGAAACATTTTGAATTATCAAAAATTTTAGATACAACATTTACGGCAATTACAGCGGACTCTCACGCTGATTGCGAAGTAGGAAATAGATACCCCAAATTATCATTAGATGGAATCTCTTTTGGATTTATTAGTGTTGATAATGATGCCGAATCTTCAACATCTACAACTTCATATAGCACATCTCTAATGAGAATTTCCTCCGTACCTCTAAGTTGCTCAAACTTGGGGAAAGGCTTGCTAACAGGCGATCAAATTAAGTTCATCGATGAAAAAATTGATGACGGCTTTGCTTATAGCGGCAAAGTGATTACTTCACAATCAATTGGAGATTGCACAGATTCTGCAGCAGATGAAGATGATGCCAATTATGTTTCCGGCTCAAAACCTGAGTGCGTATTATGGTATATTCTTAAAACTTTTTGA